From one Mycolicibacterium sp. HK-90 genomic stretch:
- a CDS encoding cytochrome P450, whose translation MSSATSLPPGPALPRTVQAALMLRYWPRFVSACRRRYGDVFTLRIAAMGTMVYLADPADIKVVFAGDPTIFHAGEANSVLSSLLGASSVLVIDEDEHRERRRQMLPAFHRDAVARQTEVMTEIAAENVAGWPVGTPFPVAPKMAEITLEVILRTVIGASDPARLSALRAVMPRLLSVGPWETLAVASPGLRRRRPWRTLQRNIEEADRLLYAEIADRRADPELATRTDVLAMLVRAADEDGRTMTDRQLRDQLMTLLAAGHETTATGLSWALERLTRHPAVLDKAVQAARGGDDDYLDAVARETLRIRPVVFDVGRVLKQPVEVAGYRLPAGVMVAPGIGLVHERDDVYPAADRFDPDRMLGVTHGPTTWFPFGGGNRRCLGATFAMVEMRVVLREILRRVDLFTTTAAGETQRVKHVTLVPHRGAQICVRAVREPSGVSAAPASVADGLV comes from the coding sequence ATGAGCAGTGCCACGTCGCTGCCGCCCGGGCCCGCGTTGCCCCGGACGGTGCAGGCCGCCCTGATGTTGCGGTACTGGCCCCGGTTCGTGTCGGCCTGCCGGCGCCGTTACGGCGATGTCTTCACCCTGCGGATCGCGGCGATGGGCACCATGGTGTACCTGGCCGACCCGGCCGACATCAAGGTGGTGTTCGCCGGCGATCCGACGATCTTCCATGCCGGGGAAGCGAATTCGGTGTTGAGCAGCCTGCTCGGTGCCAGCTCGGTGCTGGTGATCGACGAGGACGAACATCGCGAACGCCGCCGGCAGATGCTGCCTGCGTTCCACCGCGACGCCGTGGCCCGCCAGACCGAGGTGATGACCGAGATCGCCGCGGAGAACGTCGCGGGCTGGCCGGTGGGCACGCCGTTCCCCGTGGCGCCGAAGATGGCCGAGATCACCCTGGAGGTGATCCTTCGGACCGTGATCGGGGCGTCGGATCCGGCCCGGCTGTCCGCGCTGCGGGCGGTGATGCCCCGGCTGCTGAGTGTGGGTCCGTGGGAGACGCTGGCGGTCGCGAGCCCTGGGCTGCGGCGTCGACGGCCATGGCGGACGTTGCAGCGCAACATCGAGGAGGCCGACCGGCTGCTGTACGCCGAGATCGCCGATCGGCGTGCCGACCCCGAGCTGGCCACGCGCACCGACGTGCTGGCCATGCTGGTCCGCGCCGCCGATGAGGACGGGCGCACCATGACCGACCGGCAGCTGCGTGATCAGCTCATGACGCTGCTCGCCGCCGGGCATGAGACCACCGCGACCGGTCTGTCCTGGGCGCTGGAACGGCTGACCCGCCATCCCGCGGTGCTGGACAAGGCGGTGCAGGCGGCCCGCGGCGGCGACGACGATTACCTGGACGCGGTGGCCAGGGAGACGTTGCGGATCCGGCCCGTGGTGTTCGATGTCGGGCGGGTGCTGAAGCAGCCCGTCGAAGTCGCCGGGTACCGGCTCCCGGCCGGGGTGATGGTGGCGCCGGGCATCGGTCTCGTGCACGAACGCGACGATGTGTATCCGGCGGCCGACCGGTTCGACCCGGACCGGATGCTCGGCGTGACGCACGGCCCGACCACCTGGTTCCCGTTCGGCGGCGGCAACCGCCGGTGCCTGGGGGCGACGTTCGCGATGGTGGAGATGCGCGTGGTGCTGCGCGAAATCCTGCGCCGGGTGGACCTTTTCACCACGACCGCCGCCGGCGAGACGCAACGGGTCAAGCACGTGACGCTCGTCCCGCACCGTGGCGCGCAGATCTGTGTGCGGGCGGTGCGGGAGCCGAGCGGGGTCAGCGCCGCTCCCGCGTCTGTGGCGGATGGTCTTGTGTAA
- a CDS encoding FAD-binding domain — MRIAISGAGVAGAALAHWLHRTGHAPTLIERAPAFRTGGYMIDFWGIGYRVARQMGIEPAVRDAGYEVQCVRSVGSDGSTNAELGVEVFRRMIGNDFTSLPRGDLAAAIYRTVENAVPTVFGDSITGIDQHPDRVRVTFENGPADDFDLVIGADGLHSNVRGLVFGPEERFEHYLGCKVAACMVDGYAGGGDPDAYVTYNTPGRQIGRFTLRGGRTMFLFVFRDEHDDHGLTPKEQLHNQFDDAGWECREILAAVDGVDDLFFDVVSQIRMDTWSRERVLLIGDAAGCISLLGGEGTGLAITEAYALAGEFARADGDHRLAFERYESQLRPFIAGKQAGAERMLGFFATRTRFGLWFRNLALHAMNMGRPVAGLFAGSVRDDIDLPDYRIG, encoded by the coding sequence ATGCGGATAGCCATCAGTGGAGCAGGAGTCGCCGGGGCGGCGCTCGCGCACTGGCTGCACCGGACGGGTCATGCGCCGACGCTGATCGAGCGGGCGCCCGCATTCCGCACCGGCGGTTACATGATCGACTTCTGGGGCATCGGCTACCGGGTGGCCCGGCAGATGGGCATCGAGCCCGCGGTCCGGGACGCCGGCTACGAGGTGCAGTGCGTGCGCTCGGTCGGATCCGACGGCTCCACCAACGCCGAACTCGGTGTCGAGGTGTTCCGGCGCATGATCGGCAACGACTTCACCAGCCTGCCCCGCGGGGATCTGGCCGCCGCGATCTACCGCACCGTCGAGAACGCCGTGCCGACGGTGTTCGGCGACAGCATCACCGGCATCGACCAACACCCCGACCGGGTGCGGGTGACATTCGAGAACGGCCCGGCCGACGATTTCGACCTCGTCATCGGCGCCGATGGCCTGCACTCCAACGTGCGCGGGCTGGTGTTCGGACCGGAGGAACGGTTCGAGCACTATCTGGGCTGCAAGGTGGCCGCCTGCATGGTCGACGGCTACGCCGGCGGGGGCGATCCCGATGCGTACGTCACGTACAACACCCCGGGCCGGCAGATCGGACGCTTCACGCTGCGCGGCGGCCGCACCATGTTCCTGTTCGTGTTCCGCGACGAGCACGACGACCACGGTCTGACACCAAAAGAGCAGTTGCACAACCAGTTCGACGACGCCGGCTGGGAATGCCGCGAGATCCTGGCCGCGGTGGACGGCGTCGACGATCTGTTCTTCGACGTGGTCAGCCAGATCCGGATGGACACCTGGTCACGCGAACGGGTGCTGCTGATCGGCGATGCGGCCGGCTGCATTTCACTGCTCGGCGGCGAGGGCACCGGCCTGGCGATCACCGAAGCCTATGCCCTGGCCGGGGAATTCGCCCGCGCCGACGGAGATCACCGGCTCGCCTTCGAACGGTACGAATCGCAGTTGCGGCCCTTCATCGCCGGCAAGCAGGCCGGTGCCGAACGGATGCTGGGCTTTTTCGCCACCAGAACCCGGTTCGGCTTGTGGTTCCGCAATCTGGCCCTGCACGCGATGAACATGGGACGCCCGGTGGCGGGGCTGTTCGCCGGCAGCGTGCGCGACGACATCGACCTGCCCGACTACCGGATCGGCTGA
- a CDS encoding patatin-like phospholipase family protein, with amino-acid sequence MAAKRSPRRADLVLSGGGVKGIGLVGAVAALRDAGYAVGRISGTSAGSLVGAVVAAATHGDPLPSEQLRELALSVPYRKFRDSGPVERIPVLGTAWGLLRETGIYRGDFAYDWIRSELKNLGVKTFGDLAVADEDLLPERRYRLVVTVTDVTTGQLVRLPWDYRRVYGLDPDEQLVADAVRASMAIPFLFHPVTLESAEGQPCTLVDGGVLSNFPIDSFDRPDAAEPRWPTFGVTVVPYLPAPSAQQLIPGLGMLGCGEPTFLEKLITAMLVGHDQAHLSQPWVKVRAIQVDSTDVGVLDFDITRNEAEALYNKGYAATTEFLTTWDWPAYLDRFRRAHRVGPG; translated from the coding sequence ATGGCTGCGAAACGCTCCCCGCGTCGGGCCGACCTCGTGCTTTCCGGGGGTGGGGTGAAGGGCATCGGCCTGGTGGGCGCCGTCGCCGCACTCCGGGACGCGGGGTACGCGGTCGGGCGGATCTCGGGCACCTCGGCCGGCTCATTGGTGGGCGCGGTGGTGGCCGCGGCGACACACGGCGACCCGCTGCCCAGTGAGCAACTGCGCGAACTGGCGCTGAGCGTGCCCTACCGCAAGTTCCGCGACAGCGGGCCGGTCGAACGCATCCCGGTGCTCGGGACGGCGTGGGGCCTGCTGCGCGAGACGGGGATCTACCGGGGTGACTTCGCGTATGACTGGATCCGTAGCGAGCTGAAAAACTTGGGCGTCAAGACCTTTGGTGATCTTGCCGTCGCCGACGAGGATCTGTTGCCCGAGCGCCGCTACCGGCTCGTGGTCACCGTCACCGACGTGACGACGGGTCAACTGGTGCGGCTGCCGTGGGACTACCGACGGGTCTACGGGCTGGATCCCGACGAGCAACTCGTCGCCGATGCCGTCCGGGCCTCGATGGCCATTCCGTTCCTGTTCCACCCCGTCACGCTGGAGTCCGCGGAGGGGCAACCGTGCACGCTGGTCGACGGTGGGGTGCTGTCGAACTTCCCGATCGACTCCTTCGACCGGCCCGACGCTGCCGAGCCGCGGTGGCCGACCTTCGGGGTGACGGTGGTGCCGTACCTGCCCGCGCCGTCGGCCCAGCAGCTCATCCCTGGGCTCGGGATGTTGGGCTGCGGTGAGCCGACGTTTCTGGAGAAGCTGATCACCGCGATGCTGGTGGGTCACGATCAGGCCCATCTCAGCCAACCGTGGGTGAAGGTTCGGGCGATCCAGGTGGATTCGACCGATGTCGGCGTGCTGGATTTCGACATCACCCGCAACGAGGCCGAGGCGCTCTAC